The following are encoded in a window of Thunnus albacares chromosome 9, fThuAlb1.1, whole genome shotgun sequence genomic DNA:
- the tm2d1 gene encoding TM2 domain-containing protein 1, protein MAASRRWLVCLRSGIWSILFYCIYSHLKVVLADDVESCENLRLGQYPLNQLMYLCKRPKIDEATQEPENCRDMTAWVECLPAENIICRLSNGTEFTFSGKEVGFNKTIPCRNVSGYSYKVAVALSLFLGWLGADRFYLGYPALGLLKFCTVGFCGIGTLIDFILIAMQIVGPADGSNYIVDYYGARLTRLSITNQTFRKPHLPQ, encoded by the exons ATGGCGGCCTCCCGGAGATGGCTGGTCTGTTTACGTTCCGGGATCTGGAGCatcttattttactgtatttactctCATTTAAAGGTGGTTCTGGCGGACGATGTGGAAAGCTGCGAGAACTTAAGACTCGGACAGTATCCTTTAAATCAA CTCATGTATCTCTGTAAACGTCCAAAGATAGATGAAGCCACTCAGGAGCCGGAGAACTGCAGGGACATGACGGCCTGGG tggagTGCCTCCCAGCTGAGAACATCATCTGTCGACTCTCCAACGGGACGGAGTTCACGTTCAGCGGGAAGGAGGTGGGCTTCAACAAAACCATCCCCTGCAGGAACGT gAGCGGTTATTCCTACAAAGTAGCCGTGGCTTTATCTCTGTTCCTCGGCTGGCTGGGAGCCGACCGCTTCTACCTGGGATACCCTGCTctag gACTGTTGAAGTTCTGCACTGTTGGTTTCTGTGGAATCGGCACTCTGATCGACTTCATATTGATCGCCATGCAg ATCGTGGGTCCAGCCGACGGCTCCAACTACATCGTGGATTATTACGGCGCCCGACTGACCCGTCTGTCCATCACCAACCAGACGTTCAGGAAGCCTCACCTGCCTCAGTGA